The stretch of DNA TGATGAAAAATTGAAAATTCATTAAAGAGGAATGCCATGAACTTCACTATGTTCACGCAACTTTTCAATAAAATTAATCAGATAACACAAACATATGTCACGGGTATTTCCTCAAAAGCGATTGCTACAATTACACCTTTCGTTTCAATTGGAATCACCATCGCTTTCATTATCTATGGATGGCTTATCATTCGGGGCGCTATCGATATGCCACTCTCCGGATTCGTAAACCGTTTCCTGCGAATAAGCATTATTACTTCAATAGCTCTCACCTCAGGACTTTATCAAAGTGAAATTGCAAATTTGATAACGCAAATGCCCTATGAGTTCTCAAAAGCGCTCATGACAAATCCACTCACTGATACACAATTAATGAATTTACTTGACAAAGCAGCAACCAAAGGATTCCAATATGCAGGTCGTCTTTTCCAGGAAACCGTCTTCTTCGAGGCCAACGGATTGCTTTACAGCCTCTTAGGTATCCTTATCTTGCTGGCAACAAGTTCCGTCGTGGCAATCGGCGGTGGTCTCGTTATACTGACAAAAATCGCCATTACACTGCTCGTAGGATTGGGCCCTATCTTCATCATTGCTTTGCTCTGGCAACCAACCTATCGCTTTTTTCAGCAATGGTTAATCCAAGTCGTAAATTATATAATCCTCTTTCTACTCTTAGCGACTGTCTTTAATCTGATGATGAATATCTTTGCAAACTATTTGAGTGATATGGGACTCGATTACAACCAGAATGTAGCAGCCATGTTTGGGGGAGCGCTCATCTTGTCCATTATATCCATCATGCTGTTACTCAAACTATCAAGCATGGCCCATTCTCTCGCAAAAGGCATAGCATTTGGACATCTATGGAGACATAGAAACTAGAGAATGTAGAAAGAAATGATTCTCGTAACAGAAACTTTAAATCCATAGGACAAAATAACTAAAATAGCCAAGCCTACAATGAAAAATATTTGCACTAAAATTGAATTATTTTCGTCAATTAAAATACGAAATTAAGAAAAGATAAATTATCACAAATTATATGCTTTACTTTATTATTAAAATTATAATAATGATAAGAAATGCTGGGCTTTTTAATTGTCAAAAAGAGGAGTGTTAAAGTGAAGTCGGTCGTTTTTATAATTTTGATTGCAAATCTTTTATCGGCTTGTGCATTAGCACCAAAGCTAAAACAACCTAATGATAGAAACCGTGTGCCTATTAATAAAACAATCCCTGCCGAAATTAAGCGAGGAGACAGATGAAAACAAAACAAGCAAAACCAGTGAAAGCTGAACAACTTAGCAGTTATTACGAAGAGAGTCGTGGTCTAGAAAGGGATCTCATAAACGAATTTATAAGGTCGCGCAGAACAGCATGGCGTGTAGCGAGTGCTGTTGGTCTTTTTGGCTTATTCGGTATGATATGTGGGGTTGTTGGATTTTCTCAACCAGCGCCTACACCTTTAGTGTTACGCGTTGATAACACAACAGGTGCTGTTGATGTTATCTCAATTATGCGTGAGCACGAAGAAAGCTATGGTGAAGTTGTAGATAGATATTGGCTCAATCAATATGTGCTTAACCGCGAAACTTATGACTATGATACCATTCAACTAAACTATGGCACAACAGCTCTTTTAAGTGCAGCAGCTGTTCAACAAGAATATTATAAAATCTATGATGGGGAAAATGCACGGGATAAAGTGCTTTCAAACAGAGCACGTATCACAGTTAAAGTACGGTCAATTCAACCTAATGGACTCGGTCAAGCAACCGTACGTTTTACGACTCAACAACTTGATAGCAGCGGTGCTGCTAATGGACCAAAACAGCACCAGATTGCAACAATTGGTTACACCTATGTGGGTGCACCTATGAAATCATCTGATCGATTGCTTAACCCCCTTGGTTTTCAGGTAACAAGTTACCGTTCTGACCCAGAAATACTGTTGAATGATTAAGGAATTGATTGTTATGAAAAAACTTGCATTCGTTGTTCTATTATCTTCATTTTCTTCTCTTTATACAGTACCTGTACAGGCGCTCAAAAGTCCGACAAATTCGCAATATGATCACCGCATTCGTTATATAACATATAACGAAGCCGATGTAGTTCAAATTGAGACAGTTCTTGGTGTGGCAACACATATTATTCTTGAAGAAGGTGAACAGTATATCACTCATGCCTTTGGTGATTCAGAAGCCTATGCCTTTGCTCATAAAGGGCGGCATATTTTTATTAAACCAAAAGCAGAACTTGCCAATACCAATCTCATCGTTGTAACGGACAAACGGAGTTACAAATTCCGACTACAATTTCGAAATGACCGTGCAGGATCAACCTATGAATTGGCTTTTCATTATCCCGATTCAAACGATGAAAAGTCAGAAGAAAACAACCGACGCCTTGCGATTGAACGCGGTTTTCACCAAAGCGTAAAAGGTTATAATCTTAGTTATACCATGAGCGGTCATCAAGATATTGCTCCGATCAATGCTTGGGACAATGGACGTATTACTTACTTCAAGTTTCCTGCTAACATGGATATGCCATCAATCTATGTCGTAGATGCTGAAGGGAATGAAAGCTTAATTCCACGCACCGTCATCGGCAGTTCTAATGATATTATCGCCGTTCATAAGGTCAATCCTAAATGGCTCATACGACTTGGTAAACGTGCTCTAGCTGTTTTTAACGAAGCCTATGATCCCCATGGTATACCAAACACAACAGGAACAGTATCTTCGGTGGTTTACCGCATAAATAAAGGAGGAAAATAATGTTTGACAATAAGGAAGGAGATGAAAAAGGCAAAAAACTGGACAATATAGAGCAAAAACATATTGAAAATGCCTATGAAAGCTCCGAACTAGGTTCAGAGCACCGTCCGACAATTCCAGGTACCCGTGTATTATTAATCGTAGGACTTATTGTCATCGTAGCGGTACCAATTGCTTTGACTTGGAAAGCTTTTAAAATGCGTAATACCGTAGAAATTGAGGAAGAAAAACCGCAACAAACGGTACAGCAAATTATACCAAGCTATACCCCGCGGGTTATAGAAGAGCCAAAGCTTGTAGAAGAATCAGAAAAATCAACACCAATAGAAGACTCAAGCCTAGATATTTCACCGGCCTTGGCTAAGCTTCTTCAAACAACCGTTCCCCCACATATGATTCAAGATTCTGAAGAATTAGCGCGCAGACGTATGCTCAGTTCTAGTCTTAACAATGGTGGAAGTGAAGGATCTACGGAGACAAATAAAGCATCGAATGACAACAGTGGTGCATTAAATCTCCAACCTGTACGCTTAGGTCAATCACATGCGGCGCAACTTCGTAACCGTGATCTCTTAATTACGCAAGGAACGCAAATAGATTGTACGTTGGAAACAAAAATTATTACCTCACAACCAGGGATGACAACATGTCATTTAACGCGGGATATTTATTCTACAAGTGGTCGTGTTGTTTTGCTCGATCGTGGTTCTAAAGTCGTTGGTTTTTACCAAAGTGGCTTACAGCAAGGGCAAACACGTGTTTTTGTGCAATGGTTACGTATTGAAACGCCTTCTGGTGTTATTGTCAATCTTGACTCACCTGGGACCGGTCCTCTTGGTGAAGCAGGTATCGGTGGCTGGGTTGATAGACACTTTTGGGAGCGGTTTAGTGGCGCAATTATGGTGAGTATCATCGGTGATTTAGGAGAATGGGTGAGAGGTAAAATTAATAAAAGTAGCAAAGAGAATAAAGAGAACGCACAGCCACAAGGAGCTCATAATGCTGAACTTATAGTAAACGATGTTATTCAAAATTCAATCAATATAACACCAACACTTTACAAACACCAAGGCGAACGAGTAAATATTTTTGTTGCTCGTGATCTGGATTTCAGCGATGTCTACAGTCTCGTCACACGTTAACCCTATACAAAAAGATCAAGCAGTTTCTCAGCTTCTGCAGCCGCTTGATCGTTTCTTAGAAGATCGGAAGATCACTGAAATATCGATCTGCCGCCCCTGTGAAGTATGGACAAAAAACTTCAACGGGTGGCAGGTCCATAGCGTACCAGAGTTAACAACAGCTTTTTTGCAAACGCTTATTACAGCTATTATCGTTTATAACGGTATGGCTCCCAGAAGTATTAATTATGTGCTATTGCCTGGTGGACAACGTGGTACAATTATCCAAACGCCAGCTGTCGTTGATGGTTCTCTTTCCTTTGTAATTCGTAAACATTCTCTCATAGTTAAAACGTTAGAAGAACTCAAAGAAGAAGGGGCTTTTGATGATTTTTCCGATGTAAGTTTTAATAAACCTTCAGCAAAAGAAGCCAACAATTTCTTATCGAAGCATGACTTCACGCGGTTGGAACCATTTGAAGTTCAACTCTTACAACGTAAACGTGAGGGAAGAATTCTTGAATTTTTGGAAGAATGTGTCCTTCACAAACGCAACATTATCATTGCAGGCAAGACAGGATCTGGTAAAACAACATTTGCCCGCTCACTCATTGAAAAAGTTCCTGTAGAAGAGCGTATTATCACGATTGAAGATGTTCATGAGCTTTTTCTACCCAATCACCCTAATCACGTAAATATGATTTATGGTAACAATGTGGGTCGTGTTTCAGCGGAAGAATGTCTAGATGCATGTATGCGTCAATCACCTGACCGAATTTTTCTTGCTGAGTTGCGAGGCAATGAGGCATGGGAATATCTCAATTCACTCAACACAGGTCATCCAGGATCGATTACAACGACGCACGCCAACAGTGCTTTACAAACATTTGAGCGATGTGCCACCTTGATTAAAAGATCAGAGGTTGGTCGCCGACTCGAGCTAGAAATGATAAAGATCGTTCTTTACACAACAGTTGATGTCGTGTTGTTCTTTAAAGATAGAAAACTTTCTGAAGTTTTTTATGACCCGATTTTTGCTAAATCAAAAATCGCTTAAAAGAGGTCTTCTTTCTCGATAATAGCACTCAAACAAAAAGAGCCGTAACAAATTGTTACGGCTTTTTATTATACATCCTCTCTTCTCTTTGCTTTTCCACTGTATTTTCTACACTCTTCATGAACAAAAGAAGAAAAAACTAAACAGACAACAACTTCACAAGAAAACAAAAGGAGACTCTATTCTTTTGCCTTTGATCATACTCTCTATTTATCTTTTGAAAATGTATATTTGATTCACAAGAGAAAAAATGATGACAAAATAAATATTTCAACAAAAAGAAATGAATAAATTTTGATTCACCTATCAATAAGAACTTTGTGAAATAGATACCGATCATCATCAATAATTATCGTCATAAATACAAAAGCTTATTTTAAGTAATCAATAAATATTTTTTTACCCAAACAATCTTCAAAGACAGAGAACCTCATACAAATAAACGATCATTCTGCTTTAGCATCTATAAATCACATTTTATTTAAGAAAGGGGTATAGTCGCCTATTGATTTCTTCTCCCTCGACGAAAAAAGATTCTTATCCTACACCAACTTGTAAACAATCAAATTTCTCTAAAAAAAAAGCTTCACTAACCATATTACGTGGAGCTCATATCCTCACCTTCAAAAACAATGTTCATAAACTATATAGGCAAATCCTAATC from Bartonella tribocorum CIP 105476 encodes:
- the virB10 gene encoding type IV secretion system protein VirB10 produces the protein MFDNKEGDEKGKKLDNIEQKHIENAYESSELGSEHRPTIPGTRVLLIVGLIVIVAVPIALTWKAFKMRNTVEIEEEKPQQTVQQIIPSYTPRVIEEPKLVEESEKSTPIEDSSLDISPALAKLLQTTVPPHMIQDSEELARRRMLSSSLNNGGSEGSTETNKASNDNSGALNLQPVRLGQSHAAQLRNRDLLITQGTQIDCTLETKIITSQPGMTTCHLTRDIYSTSGRVVLLDRGSKVVGFYQSGLQQGQTRVFVQWLRIETPSGVIVNLDSPGTGPLGEAGIGGWVDRHFWERFSGAIMVSIIGDLGEWVRGKINKSSKENKENAQPQGAHNAELIVNDVIQNSINITPTLYKHQGERVNIFVARDLDFSDVYSLVTR
- the virB11 gene encoding P-type DNA transfer ATPase VirB11, which translates into the protein MSTVSSHVNPIQKDQAVSQLLQPLDRFLEDRKITEISICRPCEVWTKNFNGWQVHSVPELTTAFLQTLITAIIVYNGMAPRSINYVLLPGGQRGTIIQTPAVVDGSLSFVIRKHSLIVKTLEELKEEGAFDDFSDVSFNKPSAKEANNFLSKHDFTRLEPFEVQLLQRKREGRILEFLEECVLHKRNIIIAGKTGSGKTTFARSLIEKVPVEERIITIEDVHELFLPNHPNHVNMIYGNNVGRVSAEECLDACMRQSPDRIFLAELRGNEAWEYLNSLNTGHPGSITTTHANSALQTFERCATLIKRSEVGRRLELEMIKIVLYTTVDVVLFFKDRKLSEVFYDPIFAKSKIA
- a CDS encoding type IV secretion system protein — its product is MNFTMFTQLFNKINQITQTYVTGISSKAIATITPFVSIGITIAFIIYGWLIIRGAIDMPLSGFVNRFLRISIITSIALTSGLYQSEIANLITQMPYEFSKALMTNPLTDTQLMNLLDKAATKGFQYAGRLFQETVFFEANGLLYSLLGILILLATSSVVAIGGGLVILTKIAITLLVGLGPIFIIALLWQPTYRFFQQWLIQVVNYIILFLLLATVFNLMMNIFANYLSDMGLDYNQNVAAMFGGALILSIISIMLLLKLSSMAHSLAKGIAFGHLWRHRN
- a CDS encoding virB8 family protein; this encodes MKTKQAKPVKAEQLSSYYEESRGLERDLINEFIRSRRTAWRVASAVGLFGLFGMICGVVGFSQPAPTPLVLRVDNTTGAVDVISIMREHEESYGEVVDRYWLNQYVLNRETYDYDTIQLNYGTTALLSAAAVQQEYYKIYDGENARDKVLSNRARITVKVRSIQPNGLGQATVRFTTQQLDSSGAANGPKQHQIATIGYTYVGAPMKSSDRLLNPLGFQVTSYRSDPEILLND
- the virB9 gene encoding P-type conjugative transfer protein VirB9, producing MKKLAFVVLLSSFSSLYTVPVQALKSPTNSQYDHRIRYITYNEADVVQIETVLGVATHIILEEGEQYITHAFGDSEAYAFAHKGRHIFIKPKAELANTNLIVVTDKRSYKFRLQFRNDRAGSTYELAFHYPDSNDEKSEENNRRLAIERGFHQSVKGYNLSYTMSGHQDIAPINAWDNGRITYFKFPANMDMPSIYVVDAEGNESLIPRTVIGSSNDIIAVHKVNPKWLIRLGKRALAVFNEAYDPHGIPNTTGTVSSVVYRINKGGK